The Amycolatopsis sp. DG1A-15b genome contains the following window.
TCGTTGAACACCTCGAGCGACAACGGCCCGCGGTAGCCGGCCGCGAGCACGTTCCGGGTGAACGCGGTCAGGTCGAACGCGCCCTGGCCGGGGAAGAGCCGGTGGTGCCTGCTCCACTGCAGGACGTCCATCTGCAGCCGCGGCGCGTCGGCCAGCTGCAGGAAGAACAGCTTCTCGCCGGGGATCGTGCGGATCGCCGCCGGGTCGCTGCCTCGCGACAGGATGTGGAAGCTGTCCAGGCACAGCCCGAGCGCGGGGTGGGCGGCGCGGCGCACGATGCGCCACGAATGCTCGTAGGTGTTGACGAACCGGCCCCACGCCAGCGCTTCGTAGGCGATCCGGATCCCCCGGGCAGCGGCGCGCTCGGCCAGCAGGTGCAGCTGCTCCGCGGCGAGATCGTCGTCGTCGACCGCGTCCGGGGACACCGTCGAGCACACCAGCATCGTGTCGGCGCCGAGGGAGTCCATGACGTCGAACTTGAGCTCCGCGCGCCGGAGGTTCCGCGCGAGCACGTCCGGCGGCACCGCTTCGAAGTCGCGGAACGGCTGGTACAGGTCGATCGACAGGCCCAGCTCGGCGCAGTGTTCACCGATCTCCTTGGCCGACCACGAAGAAGCGACGAGGTCGTTCTCGAAGATCTCCACCCCGTCGAACCCGGCGCGGGCGGCCGCGGTCAGCTTGTCCTCCAAGGTGCCGGAGAGGCAGACGGTGGCGATCGAACGGCGGGATTCAGTCGAGGACATCGGCGGGCTGCCTTTCCAGAGGAGTGGTGAGCGCGGCGAAGTGCTCAAGCATCCGCGCCGCGTCGGGTTCGGCGCCGGTGAACAGGTCGAACGCTTCGGCCGCCTGGAACACCGCCATGCGGCCGCCGTCGAGGACGCGCGCCCCGAGCGCACGGGCGGTGCGGACCAGTTCGGTTTCGAGCGGGCGGTAGACCACCTCGGCGACCCAGAGGTCCGGGCGCAGCAGCCCGGCGGGCAGCGGCAGCCCCGGGTAGGCGGCCATGCCGGTCGGGGTGGCGTGCACGAGCCCGTCCGCGGCGCCGACCGCCGCCTCGAGGTCCGTTCCCGCCGACGCGCGGCCGGCGCCGAACCGGCCGGCGAGGGTACTGGCCCGCTCCGCAGCCCGGCTCGCGTCGAGGTCGAACACCTCGACGTGGCCGGCTCCGGCCGTGAGCAGACCGTGGGCCACCGCCGCGCCGGCCCCGCCCGCGCCGAGCACCACGACCGCGCCGAGGTCCACACCGGGCAGTCCGGTCCGCAGGCCGCGGGCGAAGCCGGACCAGTCGGTGTTGTGCCCGATCGCGCGGCCGTCCTCGAACACGACGGTGTTGACCGCGGCCAGCGCCGCCGCGTCGGCCGACAGCTCGTCCAGGTGCGCGAGCACCACCTGCTTGCACGGGTGCGTGATGTTCAACCCGCGGTACCCCGCATCCCGAGCCACGGCCAGCATCGGACCGACCGCTGCGGCCGGGACGTCGTGGTCGTCGAGATCGAAGCGGGCGTAGACCAGCTCCAGCCCGAGCCGGCGGGCCTCGGTCTCGTGCAGTGGCGGGCTGAGCGACGGTCCGATGCCCGCGCCGATCAGGCCGGTGAGCACCGTGCCCGGCGGCGTCCGCGCCGCGTGCGCACGGATCGCGTCGGCGGCTGATGACAAGGTCACGAGCACCCCCATAATGTACGAACTAGTACGTTATTTGTACCTCACGGTGTCGCCGCCGTGAAGAGCCTCGTATCCGCGGCGACGTCCTAGAGTGGGCACATCAGCTGAAGCGAGGAAGGAAGTCCGTGGCAGCACCGACGTCGGACGACGTGGCGAAAGGCGGGCCCGAACGCATCCGCGACGCCGACCGGACCCGTACCGAAATCCTGGACACCGCCGCCCGCGAGTTCGCCGAAAAGGGCTTCGACGGCGCTCGGGTGGACGAGATCGCCGCGAAAACCCGCACCACCAAGCGGATGATCTACTACTACTTCACCAACAAGGACCAGCTGTTCGTGGAGGTGCTCGAACGGGCCTACACGGTCATCCGCTCGCTCGAGCAGAACCTCGACGTCGAGCACCTCGACCCCGCCGAGGCGATCCGGCAGCTCGCCGGGCTCACCTTCGACCACCACGAGTCGCACCCGGACTTCGTGCGGCTGGTCAGCATCGAGAACATCCACCGCGCCGAGCACATCGCCCGGTCGAAAGCGCTGTCCAACCTGGCCAACCCGGCCCTCGACGTGCTCACCCGCATCCTCGCCCGCGGCCGGGAGACCGGACAGTTCCGCGACGACGTCGACGCGCTCGACGTGCACATGGCCATCAGCGCGTTCTGCGTGTTCCGCACCGCGAACCGCTACACGTTCAACGCCATCTTCGACCGCGACATGCTCGATCCCGCACACCGCGACCACCACCGGCGCATGGTCGCCGACATGCTCGTCAGTTACCTGACGACGCGCTGAGCCGCACGACCCGGTCGGCGACGGGCGGATACCGGGCCAGCACCGCCGGATCGTGCCCCGGCACGATCAGCCCATCGCCGGCCAGCTCTTTGACGCGATCGAAGGCGCCGTACACCCCGGTCATCGAGTGCAGCAGCGGCGCCGGGCGGTCGTCCTCGATGTTTTCGCGGAAGTGGGCGGCGTCCGAAGCCAGCACGACCGGACCCGCGGCCGTCTCGACCCGCACCACCTGCATCCCGGCGGTGTGCCCGCCAACGAGGTGGACGCTCAGCCCGGGCACGACCTCGGTGTCGCCGTCGACCAGGTCGGCTCGCAGGTCTTCGAGCGCCACTTCGTCGAGCAGCCACCGTTCCCGCTCGATCCGCTTCGCCCACGGGCCGGTCCAGTAGTCCAGTTCGGACCGCTGAACCACGAACCGCGCGTTCGGGAACTCGGCCACCGTGCCGCAGTGGTCGTAGTGCAGGTGCGTGAGGACGACGTGACCGACGCTCGCCGGATCGACGCCGAGCGCGCTGAGCAGCCGGACGGGCTCGACGTAGTCGAGTCCGGGGACTTCCCGCGCCCGCGCGGCCCGGATCCCCGCGTCGACGAGCACCGTGTGCTCCGGCGACACCGCCAGCCAGACGTAGTAAGCGGTCGGATGGGGTTCCACGGAATCCTCGCCGTAGCCCAGGAAGTG
Protein-coding sequences here:
- a CDS encoding shikimate dehydrogenase, which gives rise to MSSAADAIRAHAARTPPGTVLTGLIGAGIGPSLSPPLHETEARRLGLELVYARFDLDDHDVPAAAVGPMLAVARDAGYRGLNITHPCKQVVLAHLDELSADAAALAAVNTVVFEDGRAIGHNTDWSGFARGLRTGLPGVDLGAVVVLGAGGAGAAVAHGLLTAGAGHVEVFDLDASRAAERASTLAGRFGAGRASAGTDLEAAVGAADGLVHATPTGMAAYPGLPLPAGLLRPDLWVAEVVYRPLETELVRTARALGARVLDGGRMAVFQAAEAFDLFTGAEPDAARMLEHFAALTTPLERQPADVLD
- a CDS encoding TetR/AcrR family transcriptional regulator yields the protein MAAPTSDDVAKGGPERIRDADRTRTEILDTAAREFAEKGFDGARVDEIAAKTRTTKRMIYYYFTNKDQLFVEVLERAYTVIRSLEQNLDVEHLDPAEAIRQLAGLTFDHHESHPDFVRLVSIENIHRAEHIARSKALSNLANPALDVLTRILARGRETGQFRDDVDALDVHMAISAFCVFRTANRYTFNAIFDRDMLDPAHRDHHRRMVADMLVSYLTTR
- a CDS encoding N-acyl homoserine lactonase family protein — translated: MSEFEVYALCYGRRTGYRGEHFLGYGEDSVEPHPTAYYVWLAVSPEHTVLVDAGIRAARAREVPGLDYVEPVRLLSALGVDPASVGHVVLTHLHYDHCGTVAEFPNARFVVQRSELDYWTGPWAKRIERERWLLDEVALEDLRADLVDGDTEVVPGLSVHLVGGHTAGMQVVRVETAAGPVVLASDAAHFRENIEDDRPAPLLHSMTGVYGAFDRVKELAGDGLIVPGHDPAVLARYPPVADRVVRLSASSGN